A segment of the Cricetulus griseus strain 17A/GY chromosome 6, alternate assembly CriGri-PICRH-1.0, whole genome shotgun sequence genome:
ACAGGTGTCTGATCCACTGGCAAGCAACCATGAACAATCACTCCCAGGATCCTCCAGTGAGCCCATGGCACAATGGGAAGTGAGGTACTGGGACAGGCTGGGTCTGCTCTCCACCCTTGCATGCTGTAAGTAAAACAGAGGCCCATGTCTTACCCTGGTCTCTCCCATTCCTTCCAAAAATCCTAGGAACCACACCTACCAACCAAACAGAGAGCCGGACCAGCCACTGCCTTCCCCTGCCAGCCAGAAACGCCTGGACAAGGTAAACAAGGACTTTATTCCCTTTTTGGAGAcgggatctcactgtgtagccctggcaggcctggaactccttatgaagaacaggatggcctcaaattcagaaatccacctgtccctgcttcctgagtgctgagattaaaggcacgaACCAACATGTCCAGAGAAGCAAGAGCTTTTCAAAGAGTAGTCTAAAGGGCTGGGGTTGTAGCTTGGTTGATGCAGTACTGGTGCAGCATAACTCTGGCACATGGGTATAAGAGAGGTCTccagaggaaggagggagcatTTCAAAGCCATGCTCTGCTACAcagcatagtgagtttgaggacagcttggactACCAACCTAAGGtctggtctcaaaaaaataaaaaaaaaaggcttgggaGACGATTTATCAAGTGCCTTTACTGTTTTACTGTGCAAGAAGCATAAGGACAGGACTGAGtctgaatccccagcacctatgtaaaagctGGACAATATGTCCTGTGCCTGTACCTCCAGCACTggggggatggagacaggcagatcttaggaactagaaaaaatagaGCTTAGGCTTAGTGAGACAATAAGGCAGACAGTGACAGAGGACACCTCATGTCCTCCATGGGGTGCATGCCAGCACATACACAAGAAcacaagaatatttttttaattaggtaaAACTTAAACTTAGGACCTTATGaaatagcacttttttttttttaagattttatttattatgtatacagcattctgcttccatgtatatctgcacaccagaagagggcaccagatctcataatggatgggtgtgagccaccatgtggttgctgggaattgaactcaggacctctggaagagcagctggtgctcttaacctctgagccatctctccagtctgaaaTAGAACTTTTTAACAAACGAGTAAGAACCTCCtagctgctgggtggtggtggcacatgcctttaaccccagcactttcgaggcagaggcaggtggatctctgtgagttcgagaccaggctggtctacaagagttagttccaggacagcctccataagccacagagaaaccctgtctcaaaaaaacaaaaaacaaaccccaaaaacCTCCTAGCCTGCTGTTTATgtcacacagatttttttttcaacagaagCGTTCAGCACATATAACCACTGAAGAACCAGAAGAAAAGAGGCTCAGAGCTCTGCCTCTAGTGCCAAGTCCGCTCCAAGGGCTATCAAATCAGGAATCACAAGAGGGAGAAAACTGGGTGcctgatgaagatgaagatggagATTCCAGGCTGGAGCAGAGTCTCTCAGTTCAAACAGGTGAGTTAACGAAAGAAGAGTGAATACCGGTGGGAAAAAAGACCCATAATTGCTTgttttcttgcttccttcctaGCCTCTGAATCCCCAAGCCCTGAGGAGGTGCCAGATTATCTCCTGTAAGTTCCCCACACTTCTAGTTTCATAAAGTTTGTATAGGTAAGCAGCCAAGGACTTTTTAGGGGCAATGAAATTGAAGGTGTCACCTCTCCTTTAGGCAATACAGAGCCATCCACAGCGCAGAGCAGCAGCAGGCCTATGAACAGGACTTTGAGACAGACTATGCTGAATACCGAATCCTGCATGCCCGTGTTGGGGCTGCCAGCCAGAGGTTCACAGAGCTGGGGGCGGAGATCAAGAGACTTCAGCGAGGAACTCCAGAACACAAGGTAAAGGCAGGATTCCAGTTTACTGGCCATTATCTTCCTGCTCATTACCCACAAACATGTTTGTTTAGTGAGTAAGCATAGAGACAACAAGCAAACCTGTTTGTTGTGTAGAATGAAATCAGAAATTACTTCCATTTCTTAACTTTTTCCTCTTGTCCCTTCCCAGCAATTTTGAATCATAGTTCTTTGTGTTTCAGGTGCTAGAAGATAAAATAGTCCAGGAGTATAGAAAGTTCAGAAAGGTAAGACAGGCTGTGAGTCAGAAGCAGTAAGGTATAAGTCGTTTTACTTTTTGACATGAGTGTTTTTTCTCTGCAGCGGTATCCGAGTTACAGGGAAGAGAAGCAGCGCTGTGAGTACCTGCATCAGAAACTGTCCCACATTAAAGGTCTCATCCTGGAATTTGAGGAAAAGAACAGGGGCAGCTGAAACTCCAGAGGACTCTtgagcctgtccccagtgatgaACAAAACAGCTACCAGATGGAACACATTTGATTTTCTGAGTTTGGCCCTTCCGTCCATGGTGGCAAGTAGAGTCATGCTAGGTTCTTGaagtttgatttttgttgttgccgTAAATGTTTGAGGGTGTGGGCATGGAGTCAAGTCTCCTCAATTGTGCCCAGGAGACTAGGAAAGTAGCAGATGCTTGGCTTCTTCAACTTTACCTCAGCAAAGTCATTTTCAGACCCTGAAAAATGACATTTCCAGGTCAACACACACTTTGAGAATATTAAATGAGTTTAGCTGAGTGACCTTGAAGGAGTGAAATGAGAACTTGTGTTACAGCATACCTAGATGTAAGGGAAAGGGCTTGCTTGGAGTTACTGCTACTGTAGTTAACATGgctgaaaaatgaaaaccaattgCTTCTGTGTCTTGTGTGATCATTAATCTTAATCATCCAAGGCAGTGCTTTATATCTGACTTTCCTTGAGGCTCTCTAAAAGACTGAATCCCCATGTTCCAGCCCAAGAGTTGTGAACTGAAGCCTCCATTATTATGGTGATCTTACTGTGCTCTTATTGGCTAGacacatgctctaccactaagcaaTACTACCTTCCCCTACtcacatgtttttaaaacattatggatgggagctggagagatggctcagaggttaagaacatttactgctcttccagaggttctgagttaattcccagcaaccacattgttgctcataaccatctataatgagatctggtgccctcttctgatgaacaggaatacatgcagacagaacacagtatgtataataaataaataaatctaaaaaaaataaaaaaaattaagaaaacagcaGGGATTATATTAAgatgtttcattttgtgtgtttagaGTATCATAGAATTAAGGCTATATACCTAGAATGATCCAGGGCTGAAAGTTACAATTATGGACAAGAGTCTGATTTAGCTATAAAAAGAGGGCcatattttaattcattcaaaaaacaaaaacaaaataacagattTCTATAGGCTATTGTTCCTCTTGCCAGGGATGATGTTTCTGTTTCACTGGAAGGAAGTTAATGGCTACACCCAAAGATCTGGGGAGACCTGCACCTAGCATTATCAATATGGAACCCCAAACTGATGTCACATTTGTACAAGACATTTCTGGGCAGGACAATCCTCAGGAGGTATGAACATGCAGAAAGCTTGGCTTCATGGCAAAGATAAGCAGTATCCATTTTTAGGACATAAACAAGGCCAAAACAACTGTAATCACAGTACCTGGGGGCTGACTAGGAAGGactgtcacaagttcaaggacaacctgggatTCAGGAGTCTGAGAAATTAAAAGAGATGGTAACTGGACCAAGTCAGTCTGAGGCTACAGGGATCAGCGTAGCAGGTACTATGAAgccttaaaattgtttttaatttcacatggctcaagaagctagcctcaaacttgttacatagccaaggatgaccttgaactttttgttttcttgcttctacCTAACAATtgttgggactacaggtgtgtgtgtcAATAGGCCTGTCTCAGCTATAAGTATTGAACAGCACGGATCAACATATCAAACACTTCTCTCACTGAAGAAAGCTCTATAGTAAAGTTTAAAGACCCTGACTCTCCATTCCACGAGGGGAAAAAACACGACAGTATAAAGGGGGCACATTTATTGTCACTGTTCCAAATgtacaaaaaaaattagaaaataaccCCCAACTcaattccccccacccccacaacatTCTTCccaacacaaataattttttccCCAAACCACAAACATAAACTGGTCCTGGTATTTTCATAAACAGTGCAGCTAAGAAACAGTTTAGAGAAAATTTAACAGGATTCAGAGTATATCCATTCTGTCCTCTGATGGTTTTGCCATCTCTGGTGTAAGAGTCCTTTTACAAAGTGGCGCATTTGGCTGTTGCTTTAGAGGTCCTCTtgtgccttcttcttcttcttgggtTTTTCTTCTTGAATTATAGGGGGGGTTGTAGCTTCTCGTTGTAGATagttaataaaatcatttaattcacggccaccctgaaaaaaaaaaaaaggttattttaacttttaaaaagaattctagtTAAGGGCCAGTCGAAAGGCTTATGGGAATTTGATCCCAAGATACCAAATGACAGgaggaaagaactaactcccCAAAGCTGTCCTCTATCACACATATTCCTACCGTCACAAATAAAACGTAAATAAATGGACCAATGAAAGAACTAGGtatggagctggagacatggcagctcacaactgtctgtaatgccagttccaggatatTTGACACCCTcagaggcaaaacaccaatgcacataaaaaagaaatatataggaatgatatatatatatatatatatatatatatatatatatatatattgttctgGGGGAAATGGGACAATGCACTTACTTCATACTTCTTTGGATTTAGCTTCTTGTTGGCTGGTGAAAAGTAGATGGTAGGAAAActagaaaaaagaaggaaaaagtttACCAATTTCAGGTCTCAGAGCAACCTTAACATATACCTGTCTGAGTGTTCCAAGGACCCCTTTTCTTTGTGGTTTCTAATCTGATTAGAGGTTACTCTCCACGAGTGCCTAAATTATACCCTCAGTTTTTCTCTAACTTACAAGAAATCACAGTTTTTTTTGGGAATCATACTGGGGTCACCCATTGCAGAAATGCATCTCCCTCAAACTATCAGCAAGGAAATGGTTTATGGTTGCTATTCAGGTGGGTGAAAGCTAGGTTAGTTTGAATTCaggtgaggccagcctaggcaacaaaGTAAATTCCATTTCTAAACAAAAGCACCTTCCATCAACTTACCCTTTGACTTCATATGGAGAAGGCACATCATTAGCTGTGGCATCCATCTTGGCTATAACAATATTTGGGTCTTTGCTGAGCTGTTAATAAAAAagtcacacattaaaaaaagCCAACAATGAAGAACTTCATCCCAGCCCTGAAAAAG
Coding sequences within it:
- the Ell3 gene encoding RNA polymerase II elongation factor ELL3, whose amino-acid sequence is MEGTQEALSGKMRLLFTPAARTSLLMLRLNEAALRALQECQQQQVRPVIAFQGHRGYLRLPGPGWSCLFSFIVSQCGQEGTSGGLDLVYQRLGRSGPNCLHCLGSLRERLTIWAAMDTIPAPLLAQEHLTEDTRESKSWQDAGDDPEGHPQMALEEVSDPLASNHEQSLPGSSSEPMAQWEVRNHTYQPNREPDQPLPSPASQKRLDKKRSAHITTEEPEEKRLRALPLVPSPLQGLSNQESQEGENWVPDEDEDGDSRLEQSLSVQTASESPSPEEVPDYLLQYRAIHSAEQQQAYEQDFETDYAEYRILHARVGAASQRFTELGAEIKRLQRGTPEHKVLEDKIVQEYRKFRKRYPSYREEKQRCEYLHQKLSHIKGLILEFEEKNRGS